One Turneriella parva DSM 21527 genomic region harbors:
- a CDS encoding class I SAM-dependent methyltransferase, whose translation MKADNPIIDHFSNTAKAYDERNQQLSAISENMHFLIRLVLKDAPLRARVLCVGVGTGAEILSLAETFPEWTFVGVDPAQGMLDVCRERLAAAGVSGRCELVHGYVHGLPLREDFDIALSVLVAHFVKRGERLDFYKAMSDRLKPNGMLINTEISFDLDSPEFTPMLKNWQAVQALMGATPQSIANLSVQLREMLTVLPPAETESILRASGIRLPVRFFQAFMICAWYGVKGV comes from the coding sequence ATGAAGGCCGACAATCCCATTATTGACCATTTCTCAAACACCGCAAAAGCATATGACGAGCGCAACCAACAGCTTTCAGCCATTTCAGAGAACATGCATTTTCTCATTCGACTGGTGCTCAAAGACGCACCGCTACGCGCGCGCGTGCTCTGTGTCGGAGTCGGTACCGGCGCCGAAATTCTGTCTTTAGCTGAGACGTTTCCCGAATGGACATTCGTGGGCGTCGACCCTGCGCAGGGAATGCTCGATGTCTGCCGCGAAAGACTTGCGGCAGCTGGTGTCTCTGGCCGCTGCGAACTCGTGCACGGTTACGTTCACGGGCTACCGCTGCGCGAGGACTTTGACATCGCCCTAAGCGTTCTGGTCGCGCATTTCGTGAAGCGCGGCGAAAGGCTCGACTTCTATAAGGCGATGTCTGATCGCCTGAAGCCCAACGGCATGTTGATCAACACTGAAATCAGCTTCGACCTCGATTCGCCAGAGTTTACGCCGATGCTCAAGAACTGGCAGGCGGTGCAGGCGCTCATGGGCGCCACACCTCAATCAATCGCCAACCTTTCGGTGCAACTGCGCGAAATGCTGACAGTCTTGCCGCCTGCAGAGACAGAGAGTATTCTGAGGGCCAGCGGTATTCGGCTACCAGTGCGGTTTTTTCAAGCGTTCATGATTTGTGCGTGGTATGGGGTGAAGGGAGTCTAG
- a CDS encoding PIN domain-containing protein, whose translation MKSYVIDTNCILSYVTDRNTQQQAIMQPYFEQCSNGTVQFFILESVKVEMVYVLDRVYRVPKPTIGQLLRDLFSSPGINYAVNTDETEEFAFWPDKVKDYGDAVLAHYAKKSQLPVMTFDRDFAGQLKHLSIKHVYLKS comes from the coding sequence ATGAAATCTTACGTGATCGACACGAATTGCATACTCTCGTACGTTACCGATCGTAATACGCAACAACAGGCAATAATGCAGCCTTATTTTGAACAATGCTCCAATGGAACTGTTCAGTTTTTTATTCTTGAGAGCGTTAAGGTCGAGATGGTTTACGTATTAGATCGGGTCTACCGCGTACCAAAGCCCACAATTGGCCAGCTACTCAGAGACCTTTTCAGCTCACCGGGAATCAACTATGCAGTGAATACCGACGAGACCGAAGAGTTTGCGTTTTGGCCAGACAAAGTCAAAGACTACGGAGACGCAGTGCTTGCGCATTACGCGAAAAAAAGCCAGCTACCCGTCATGACTTTCGACCGGGATTTTGCAGGCCAGCTTAAGCACCTTTCGATCAAACACGTCTACTTGAAATCTTAG